The genomic window GTCCGCGGTGCGCGCGAAGGCGGTGCGCAATGACTCGTAGCGGCCGACGAGTTCGGCGAAGGCGTCGAGCACGTCCTGGGGCGTGCCGCGAGTGGGCAGCTCGGTCCAGAGCCCCTGGTTGTAGAAGGCGGCGTCGGGTAATTGACGCTGGATCAGGTTCCACATGTGTCGCTGCGCGCAGGTTGCCGGTGCCACGGCGGACCGTTCTCCGCTGAAAGGGACACGGCGTCGGACCACTTGTGCCACGGCTGCCTTTCCTTTCCTCGGCCGGAACCGACTTTAGCGACGGGTGGTCGACGGGGGCACCCGCTCTTGTGGACCTAGCCTTCCGGCTACTCCGACGGAGCGGCCGCCGGGGGCTTCCCGTGCGGCGGCCGGCCCGTGAACGTGGGCCGGTGGAGAGTGATGGGCTTGCCGGTGAACAGTGGTGGGCTTTCCGTGCCCGGCCGCTAGGGGGAGGGTTTTGTTGCGTGCGATCGTTCTGACCGATGGCCGCTGAGGGAAGAACAACACCGGCGGCTGAATTAATGGAAGCGGAATGACGGAGGAGGACCGCACCCACCACCGTGGGGCGCTGGATGCCGACCCAAGTGTGGCGTTTCCGGTGGTACGTGGCGGCCCATGTATTCGGCAGTGACCGCCGTCCTGCCCTTCGTTACCGGGCCGGTGTTTGACGCGGTGCTGAAAAAACGGGGCGGCGGCCGATTTCGGCGAATTCCACGCGGTCGTGGCGGGCCTGGTGGTGGTGCTGGTCCTGGTACGGGGCGTGTCCGGCATCGCGGTCACCGGGCAGAGCGGTGGCGCGGCCCGGGAGGGCGGGCCGCGCCGGCTGCGGTGGTGGTGCGGACGGGCGTCACCCGTCCGTCGCGGTGGCGCGGGCCAGCAGCGCGTCCGTGCTCGCGCCGGTGTCCCGGGCGACGGCGTCGAGCAGATCGCGCAGCTGGGTCATGAGCCGGCGTACGGCCTCGGGCGCGTAGCGGGAGCGGTGGTAGGTGAACTGCATCCGCAGCTCGCCGCCGCCGTCCTTGATGACGGCGTCCAAGGCGTACGGCGACTGGGGGTCCTGGTCGGCCGCGGTGACCGTGAGGCCGTCGAGCGCGGGTGGCGCCTCGGGGGCGCTCTGGAACGTGAACAGGACGTTGGCCAGCGGAAAGGAGTCCGGGCGCCACCGCAGCCCGAGCTCCGTCAGGAGTTTTTCGAAGGGCATCTCGCGGTGGGTGTAGGCGGCCAGTGAGGAGCGGCGCACCTCGTGCAGCAGGTGCGTGAAGGGTGCGGCGGGGTCGACGCGGGTGCGGATGGGCAGGACGTTGACGAAGAATCCGACCGCCTGTTCGAAGCCGGGGCGGGTGCGCAGGGCCGCGCGGGTCCCCACCACCAGGTCGGTGGCGCCGGTGTGGTGGTGCAGCAGGGCGTTGAACGCGGCCAGCAGCAGCATGAACAGTGACACCCGCTCGCGGCGGGCAATTTCGCGGAGGCTGGCGGCGAGGGGGTCGGGCAGGGTCAGCCGCTCGGTGGCGGACGGGTTCCGTCCGCTCTCGGGGCGTGCGTCGCCGGGCGCGGCGAGCGGCAGGTCGGGGAGCGGGGGTGCTCCGGCCAGTGTCTGCTGCCAGTAGTCGCGTTGCCGGGCGTAGACGGGTCCGTCGCACCACTGTGTCTGCCAGGCCACGAAGTCGCCGTACTGGGCCGCTGGTGGGGGAAGCGCGGGTTCGGCTCCGTGGAGGCGGGCGCGGTAGAGCCCGCCCCACTCAGGGAAGATCACTTCCCATCCGCTCCAGGCGTCGGAGACCAGGTGGTGCAGGGTGAGCCGGATCAGGTGCTCGTCCGGGGCGAGCCGGAGGAGGGCGACCCTGATCGGGGGTCCTTGTGCCAGGTCGAACGGGTCGTGGAGATCGGCTTCGAGGAGCGCTGCCGCGGCGGCCTGGCGTTCGCGCGGGCCGAGGTGGGTGAGGTCGTGGAGGCGGTAGGGGAGGTCCGGCTCGGCGGTGACCCGTTGCACGGGGCGCCCGTCGGCCGTCGGGAAGGCGGTGCGCAGGGCGTCGTGGCGGCGCACCACGTCCACGAGGCTGTGGCGGAGGGCGGGTTCGGACAGTTCGCCGGTGAGCCGGAAGGTGCCCGGGTCCAGGTATTGCACGGGGCGCGTCATGCGTTCGAGGAACCACATGCCCTGCTGGCCGTAGGTGAGCGGGTACGTGCTGTCCGCCGGCGGCCGCGCGGGGCGGCCGGTGGTCGGTGGACGCGGTGACGTCGGCGCGGCGCGGCCGGGGCGAGCGGTCATGCGTCGCCCGTGCCGTAGCCGGCGGCGACCAGGCATTCGGCCTGGCCGGTGGCTGTCGGGTTGTCGAACAGCCGGTCCAGCAGGGCGCCTTCCAGTTCTACGGACTCGATCTCGCCGACGCTGTACTCGGCCAGCAGACGGCCGATGGCCTGGAGTGCGAGCAGGGAGTATCCGCCGAGTTCGAAGAAGTCGCCGTGGTGG from Streptomyces syringium includes these protein-coding regions:
- a CDS encoding condensation domain-containing protein, whose protein sequence is MTARPGRAAPTSPRPPTTGRPARPPADSTYPLTYGQQGMWFLERMTRPVQYLDPGTFRLTGELSEPALRHSLVDVVRRHDALRTAFPTADGRPVQRVTAEPDLPYRLHDLTHLGPRERQAAAAALLEADLHDPFDLAQGPPIRVALLRLAPDEHLIRLTLHHLVSDAWSGWEVIFPEWGGLYRARLHGAEPALPPPAAQYGDFVAWQTQWCDGPVYARQRDYWQQTLAGAPPLPDLPLAAPGDARPESGRNPSATERLTLPDPLAASLREIARRERVSLFMLLLAAFNALLHHHTGATDLVVGTRAALRTRPGFEQAVGFFVNVLPIRTRVDPAAPFTHLLHEVRRSSLAAYTHREMPFEKLLTELGLRWRPDSFPLANVLFTFQSAPEAPPALDGLTVTAADQDPQSPYALDAVIKDGGGELRMQFTYHRSRYAPEAVRRLMTQLRDLLDAVARDTGASTDALLARATATDG
- a CDS encoding acyl carrier protein — its product is MAERVRKIWAEVLEVTPESIDIHHGDFFELGGYSLLALQAIGRLLAEYSVGEIESVELEGALLDRLFDNPTATGQAECLVAAGYGTGDA